One window of Thalassovita mediterranea genomic DNA carries:
- a CDS encoding GGDEF domain-containing protein, with amino-acid sequence MDQAIAIGFTVPAIATAMCAIFLCFWYYNREDRAALVFAFAFTMCAVGFTLNHFFLAKESLANAVLHNACYAAGLYLLSDGIHRAFEKETPRRALTTLGVISVIAAAFIQLSFVGLSVRIITINFIHGLMLIVSAWTLREIWSRSWTGTAVLAAMALCIINFIVVSPITVLGNTIRDDTFFQSAYWQIINLISIFSVLAMGGALVSVCVMQRLEALRDDAESDFLTGLKSRRAFDQAARHYCEARSGDYAACVMIIDLDHFKNVNDAYGHAVGDTVIRGVGTLLSAKTRMSDMVGRMGGEEFCLVLPGTDMAGAKVLGERLRLAISELPLEGVPDELKITASFGVAELGRHMLFEDAYPIADAALYAAKSLGRNRVECAERPANTGKPVRRKKLESVPGMDVNGERLAS; translated from the coding sequence TTGGATCAGGCCATTGCAATCGGCTTTACGGTGCCGGCCATCGCGACTGCGATGTGCGCGATATTCCTGTGCTTCTGGTACTATAACCGCGAAGATCGTGCGGCGCTGGTTTTCGCCTTCGCCTTCACGATGTGTGCGGTCGGCTTCACCCTCAATCACTTTTTCCTGGCCAAGGAGTCGCTCGCGAACGCGGTGCTCCACAATGCGTGCTACGCCGCAGGATTGTACCTGCTGAGCGATGGCATTCACCGCGCCTTCGAAAAGGAAACGCCTCGGCGCGCACTGACCACCCTAGGCGTGATCAGCGTTATCGCCGCCGCGTTCATACAACTCAGCTTCGTCGGTCTTTCTGTCAGAATTATCACCATCAACTTCATCCATGGACTGATGCTGATCGTGTCTGCCTGGACACTTCGTGAAATCTGGAGCCGTTCATGGACGGGCACAGCTGTGCTCGCCGCCATGGCGCTTTGCATCATCAACTTCATTGTCGTTTCGCCCATCACCGTGCTTGGCAATACGATCCGCGATGACACCTTCTTCCAGTCAGCCTACTGGCAGATCATCAATCTGATCAGCATCTTTTCGGTGCTCGCCATGGGCGGTGCGCTGGTGTCCGTCTGCGTCATGCAACGGCTGGAAGCGCTGCGCGATGATGCTGAGAGCGATTTCCTCACCGGACTGAAGAGCCGCCGCGCCTTCGACCAGGCTGCCCGTCATTACTGTGAAGCCCGCTCAGGCGATTATGCGGCCTGCGTGATGATCATCGATCTCGACCACTTCAAGAATGTGAACGACGCGTATGGACACGCGGTCGGCGATACAGTCATTCGCGGGGTTGGCACCCTGCTCTCAGCAAAGACACGCATGAGCGATATGGTTGGGCGCATGGGCGGGGAAGAATTCTGCCTGGTGCTACCAGGGACCGATATGGCCGGCGCGAAGGTCCTCGGCGAACGCCTGCGCCTCGCTATATCCGAACTTCCCCTCGAAGGCGTTCCTGACGAGCTGAAAATCACAGCGAGTTTCGGCGTGGCAGAACTTGGCCGCCACATGCTGTTCGAGGATGCCTATCCGATTGCGGATGCTGCGCTTTACGCGGCCAAGTCTCTTGGGCGCAACCGCGTCGAATGTGCTGAGCGTCCGGCCAACACCGGAAAGCCGGTCCGCCGGAAGAAGCTGGAAAGCGTTCCCGGCATGGACGTAAATGGCGAGCGCCTCGCCTCCTGA
- a CDS encoding cytochrome P450 — protein MLINVSETAQEEASVQRGHKFERAYPVAPAADLTDLDLFTKGQPFSAFAEMREKAPVCWHEEAEGAGFWALTGYHDVRATELNTQLFSSQKGGILMNYGHADARHPLLHRASLDAMINLDQPYHMPLRREHMPFFTPGYVAELRERVDAKVSALLDAMEAKARDTGKPIDMVEAFSAELPLFTLCEILGVAEADRPKLIKWMHYLEVSADTMRKGEAIDPQFFGDFVNNVLEMFEYGKHVLHDRRKNPKPDLLSAIANARVEGELLSDEMLDGSWLLIVFAGNDTTRNSLSGTMKLLTEFPEQKQMLIEDPSKIQNMVHEAIRMVSPVIYMRRTASADAEVNGQKIAEGEKVVMYYGAANRDPSVFADPDRFDVIRANAKDHLAFGMGPHVCLGQRVANMQLETAYRQILARYPNVEWTGDIDIAPNNFVHAISRLSIDLGLSR, from the coding sequence ATGCTCATCAATGTCAGCGAGACCGCACAGGAAGAGGCCAGCGTCCAGCGCGGCCACAAGTTCGAGCGCGCCTATCCTGTCGCCCCGGCGGCCGACCTCACTGATCTTGATCTCTTCACGAAAGGCCAGCCGTTCAGCGCCTTTGCAGAAATGCGCGAAAAGGCGCCTGTCTGCTGGCATGAAGAGGCCGAAGGCGCAGGCTTCTGGGCCCTTACCGGCTATCACGACGTCCGGGCGACGGAGCTCAACACTCAGTTATTCTCGTCCCAGAAGGGCGGCATCCTGATGAATTACGGGCATGCCGACGCGCGCCACCCCCTGCTCCACCGGGCATCGCTCGACGCCATGATCAACCTTGATCAACCCTACCATATGCCGCTTCGCCGTGAGCATATGCCCTTCTTCACGCCGGGCTATGTGGCAGAGCTACGTGAGCGCGTTGATGCCAAGGTGAGCGCGCTTCTCGATGCGATGGAGGCGAAGGCGCGCGATACGGGCAAGCCAATCGACATGGTGGAGGCGTTCTCTGCCGAGCTTCCCCTCTTCACCTTGTGCGAGATCCTCGGCGTCGCGGAAGCCGACCGACCCAAGCTCATCAAATGGATGCACTACCTGGAGGTCTCCGCTGACACGATGCGCAAGGGCGAAGCGATCGATCCGCAATTCTTCGGCGACTTCGTCAACAATGTGCTGGAGATGTTCGAGTACGGCAAACACGTCCTCCATGATCGCCGCAAGAATCCAAAGCCAGACCTTCTGTCCGCCATCGCCAATGCCAGGGTCGAAGGCGAACTCCTGTCCGATGAGATGCTGGACGGGTCGTGGCTGCTGATCGTGTTTGCGGGTAATGACACGACGCGCAATTCCCTGTCCGGCACGATGAAGCTTCTGACCGAGTTTCCAGAGCAGAAACAGATGCTTATCGAGGATCCGTCAAAGATCCAGAATATGGTGCATGAAGCGATCAGAATGGTCTCGCCGGTCATCTACATGCGCCGTACGGCGAGCGCAGATGCAGAGGTCAACGGGCAGAAAATCGCCGAGGGCGAAAAGGTCGTCATGTATTATGGCGCCGCAAACCGGGACCCGTCCGTCTTTGCTGATCCGGACCGGTTTGACGTGATCCGCGCGAACGCCAAGGACCATCTTGCCTTCGGCATGGGGCCGCATGTCTGTCTTGGCCAACGCGTTGCGAACATGCAGCTGGAAACTGCCTATCGTCAGATTCTGGCCCGTTATCCGAACGTCGAGTGGACGGGTGATATCGACATCGCACCCAACAATTTCGTGCATGCCATCTCGCGTCTCAGCATAGACTTGGGGCTTTCGCGGTAG
- a CDS encoding alpha-glucosidase family protein translates to MTEDSQPWWKGATIYQIYPRSFADSNGDGVGDLEGIIGGLDHVASLGVDAIWLSPFFTSPMKDFGYDVADYCGVDPLFGSLEDFDRLIAKAHDLGLKVIIDQVYSHTSDAHDWFRQSRESRQGDKTDWYVWADPMPDGSPPNNWQAVFGGPSWEWDGRRQQYYMHNFLASQPDLNVRNRAVQDALLDAAAFWLDRGVDGFRLDAINFAIHDAELRDNPPSGLAMEKVTRPFDMQDHLYNMSQPEIPAFLERVRARLDAYPDRFSVAEVVGPNPVPEMKAFTEGEGRLHSAYNFDFLYAQTISPSRVRRSLEQWSGEAGEGWPSWAFSNHDAPRAVSRWASSPHCKAAADLLLLLLLSLRGNAFLYQGEELGLPQGQVGFEDLQDPEAIANWPRTLGRDGARTPFPWKSGETNAGFSTAKPWLPVDAAHQALALDTQADDPSSSLNITRRLVKLRKATPALRLGEIEFLHDEAPVLAFMRRHEAEEIRCVFNLSDSQAEMPDELRAQPAELMASCNLEGAPDNMPDTLAPWAGFWTKVS, encoded by the coding sequence ATGACAGAAGACAGTCAGCCCTGGTGGAAGGGTGCCACGATTTACCAGATCTATCCGCGCAGCTTTGCAGACAGCAATGGCGACGGCGTCGGGGACCTTGAAGGCATCATAGGCGGCCTCGACCATGTCGCATCTCTCGGTGTCGACGCGATCTGGCTGTCGCCCTTCTTTACCTCGCCCATGAAGGATTTCGGCTATGACGTCGCAGACTATTGCGGCGTGGACCCGCTCTTCGGCTCGCTGGAAGACTTTGACCGGCTGATCGCCAAGGCGCATGACCTCGGGCTCAAAGTCATTATCGATCAGGTCTACTCGCACACCTCCGACGCGCATGACTGGTTCAGGCAGAGCCGCGAAAGCAGGCAGGGCGACAAGACTGACTGGTATGTCTGGGCGGACCCGATGCCAGATGGCTCGCCGCCCAATAACTGGCAGGCCGTGTTCGGCGGTCCGTCATGGGAATGGGATGGACGACGACAGCAATACTACATGCACAACTTCCTCGCCTCCCAGCCGGACCTCAATGTCCGCAACAGAGCGGTTCAGGATGCGCTACTCGATGCGGCGGCTTTCTGGCTGGACCGGGGCGTTGATGGTTTCCGGCTTGATGCGATCAATTTCGCCATCCATGACGCAGAGTTGCGGGACAATCCGCCATCCGGCCTCGCCATGGAAAAGGTGACCCGCCCCTTCGACATGCAGGACCATCTCTACAACATGTCCCAGCCGGAAATTCCGGCCTTCCTGGAGCGCGTGCGCGCCCGCCTCGACGCTTATCCTGACCGGTTTTCCGTCGCTGAGGTCGTCGGCCCCAATCCGGTGCCGGAAATGAAGGCCTTCACCGAAGGCGAGGGGCGGCTGCATTCGGCCTATAATTTCGACTTTCTCTACGCCCAGACGATCAGCCCGTCGCGCGTGCGCCGCTCACTCGAACAATGGAGCGGTGAGGCTGGCGAAGGCTGGCCAAGCTGGGCGTTCTCAAACCATGACGCCCCACGCGCGGTGTCACGCTGGGCAAGCTCGCCGCACTGCAAGGCAGCTGCAGACCTGCTCCTTCTCCTGCTTCTGTCGCTACGTGGAAACGCCTTCCTCTATCAGGGCGAGGAGCTGGGCCTTCCTCAGGGCCAGGTCGGCTTTGAAGACCTTCAGGACCCCGAAGCCATCGCCAACTGGCCGCGCACGCTTGGGCGCGACGGCGCGCGAACGCCCTTTCCATGGAAGTCGGGTGAGACGAATGCAGGCTTCTCTACTGCCAAGCCATGGCTTCCCGTCGACGCGGCCCATCAGGCGCTCGCCCTCGACACGCAAGCCGATGACCCGTCCTCCAGCCTCAACATCACTCGGCGACTCGTAAAGCTTCGGAAGGCCACCCCCGCGCTACGTTTGGGTGAGATCGAGTTCCTGCACGATGAGGCGCCCGTCCTTGCTTTCATGCGCCGTCATGAGGCCGAGGAAATCCGTTGCGTTTTCAACCTGTCGGACTCGCAAGCCGAGATGCCGGATGAACTTCGTGCACAGCCTGCCGAGCTGATGGCGTCCTGCAATCTGGAAGGCGCGCCTGACAACATGCCGGACACACTCGCCCCGTGGGCTGGTTTCTGGACGAAGGTGTCCTGA
- a CDS encoding efflux RND transporter permease subunit — MTPPGQGLPGLAVRRPMMAAVLNLLIVIAGLAAILGVEVRELPDVDRPIVSVRATLPGAAPETIDAEVTSILEGAVATVSGVKEIQSSSEENSARMRIEFNPGVDLDTAASDVREAVSRVTRELPDRTENLFVTKADDQGQSVLTIAVISDAYSEEELTRIVENDIMPEFLSIDGVATVQQFGTRERQMRVLVDPLRLNRFGLTIADVADALRDAPFDVPVGSFRSDSQELIVRAEATAATPALIKDIYIEGNTKIGDVAEAVLGPADADNFLRLNGEPIIGLGIIRQASSNTIQISEAAKAKLRQLNRRFDDIELQVTSDEAVFIEKSVEEVLTSLAITVLIVVITIWVFLGSVKATIIPAVAIPVSLVGTIAGIWLLGFSINLLTLLALVLATGLIVDDAIVVLENIQRRQSEGIRRRAAAVLGTQQVFFAVIATTAVLVAVFVPISFLPSTTGRLFREFGFVLSIAVLISSFVALTLAPAIASKFRFIPRDPAERKDSWLEKRGRSISNAYGSALSACLAHPIIVGMVCLGAAGAAGLLYTSIDQELVPPEDRGVVEVFATGPDGVGLAYMEGEADEIEQVLQPYIDDGTIESLFTIVGRYDPNRVGVTAWLAPWEERTLSQEDIISQLQGPMSEIPGSRVSVFGRSSLSSRGGGRGGGLQIAITGSDYSEIYTVARELSAAIEDSEILSNPEISYQPTQPQLSIQVDRRRAADLNVPLDELSVTLRAMVDGEDLIDLNVNDQAIPIILESETGTIRDPGDLQNLYVRSNTGSLVPISTLTTIREEGVAAELDRTEQRRAIEVEMDTPPGLALADAIAEIDRLTDEILPPGFGMILQGEAATLEESNQDLLLTYGFAFVIVFLVLVAQFESVTSPVVILLSVPFALAAAIYALFLTGTSLNIYSQIGLIMLIGLMAKNGILLVEFADQLRGMGRSVRDAVFEAATIRLRPIAMTLISTVLGAVPLIISSGAGAESRNSIGWVVFGGLGIAALFTLFLTPVIYLGVAQFSKARTAETRALEDELEEARGKAKEQPAE; from the coding sequence ATGACACCGCCGGGTCAGGGTTTGCCGGGACTAGCTGTTCGCCGCCCCATGATGGCGGCGGTTCTGAACCTGCTGATCGTGATTGCAGGTCTTGCGGCTATCCTCGGCGTGGAAGTGCGCGAATTGCCGGACGTGGACCGGCCCATCGTTTCAGTACGCGCGACCCTTCCAGGCGCGGCGCCAGAGACGATTGACGCAGAGGTCACCAGCATCCTTGAAGGCGCCGTGGCGACGGTATCCGGCGTCAAGGAAATCCAGTCCTCAAGCGAGGAAAATAGCGCCCGCATGCGGATTGAGTTCAATCCGGGCGTAGACCTCGACACGGCAGCGTCAGACGTTCGCGAGGCCGTCAGCCGTGTGACACGTGAGCTTCCTGACCGGACAGAGAACCTGTTCGTGACCAAGGCAGATGATCAGGGCCAGTCGGTGCTGACCATCGCGGTCATCAGTGACGCCTATAGCGAAGAGGAACTTACGCGCATCGTCGAGAACGACATCATGCCGGAATTCCTGTCGATTGATGGCGTTGCCACGGTACAGCAATTTGGCACGCGCGAGCGACAGATGCGGGTGCTGGTCGATCCGCTGCGGCTGAACCGCTTCGGCCTTACCATTGCCGACGTCGCCGATGCACTGCGCGATGCGCCCTTCGATGTTCCGGTCGGCAGTTTCAGATCTGACAGTCAGGAACTGATCGTACGCGCGGAAGCGACGGCGGCGACGCCTGCGCTCATCAAGGACATCTATATTGAAGGCAATACAAAGATCGGGGATGTCGCCGAAGCTGTGCTTGGCCCAGCTGATGCCGATAACTTCCTGCGTCTGAACGGCGAGCCGATCATCGGTCTCGGCATCATCCGGCAGGCATCGTCGAACACGATCCAGATATCAGAGGCCGCGAAAGCCAAACTTCGCCAGCTCAATCGCCGCTTCGACGACATCGAATTGCAGGTCACCTCGGACGAGGCCGTCTTCATCGAAAAGTCTGTCGAGGAAGTCCTCACCAGTCTCGCCATCACAGTGCTGATCGTGGTGATCACGATCTGGGTGTTCCTCGGGTCCGTGAAGGCAACCATCATTCCCGCAGTGGCCATTCCGGTCTCTCTTGTCGGGACGATTGCGGGGATCTGGCTGCTTGGTTTCTCCATCAACCTGCTCACCCTGCTCGCGCTTGTTCTGGCAACCGGCCTCATCGTCGATGACGCGATCGTCGTGCTGGAGAACATCCAGCGGCGACAGTCTGAAGGCATTCGCAGGCGGGCCGCGGCCGTGCTGGGTACGCAGCAGGTCTTCTTTGCAGTCATCGCGACCACAGCTGTTCTGGTCGCGGTTTTCGTCCCGATTTCATTCCTGCCATCGACGACTGGCAGACTGTTCCGCGAGTTTGGCTTTGTGCTGTCTATTGCGGTGCTGATTTCGTCATTCGTGGCACTGACGCTCGCCCCGGCCATCGCCTCGAAATTCCGCTTCATTCCACGCGACCCAGCCGAGCGGAAGGATAGCTGGCTGGAGAAGCGCGGCCGCTCCATTTCCAACGCCTATGGAAGTGCGTTGAGCGCCTGCCTCGCTCACCCGATTATCGTTGGCATGGTCTGCCTTGGTGCCGCGGGTGCGGCAGGCCTTCTCTACACGTCGATTGATCAGGAACTCGTGCCGCCTGAAGACCGCGGCGTGGTCGAAGTGTTTGCAACAGGCCCTGATGGGGTGGGCCTTGCCTATATGGAAGGCGAAGCCGACGAGATCGAACAGGTCCTCCAGCCCTATATCGACGACGGCACCATCGAATCCCTCTTCACCATTGTGGGCCGGTATGACCCGAACCGCGTCGGTGTCACGGCGTGGCTTGCACCCTGGGAAGAGCGCACGCTCAGCCAGGAAGACATCATCTCCCAGCTTCAGGGACCGATGTCTGAAATTCCCGGTTCGCGCGTGTCGGTCTTTGGCCGCTCCAGCCTGTCGAGCCGCGGCGGTGGACGCGGCGGCGGCCTGCAGATTGCCATCACCGGCAGCGATTATAGCGAGATCTACACTGTTGCGCGTGAGCTTTCGGCCGCCATTGAAGATAGCGAAATCCTGTCCAACCCTGAGATTTCCTACCAGCCGACGCAGCCGCAGCTGTCCATCCAGGTTGATCGGCGCAGGGCTGCAGACCTGAATGTGCCGCTGGATGAGCTGTCCGTGACCTTGCGCGCGATGGTAGACGGCGAGGACCTCATTGACCTCAACGTCAACGACCAGGCCATTCCGATTATCCTTGAGTCCGAAACCGGAACGATCCGTGACCCGGGCGACCTTCAGAACCTCTATGTACGCTCCAATACCGGTAGCCTCGTGCCGATCTCGACGCTGACGACGATCCGGGAAGAAGGCGTTGCAGCTGAGCTGGACCGCACCGAGCAGCGGCGCGCTATCGAAGTCGAGATGGACACCCCGCCCGGCCTTGCGCTGGCCGATGCCATCGCGGAGATAGACAGGCTGACAGATGAAATCCTGCCGCCGGGCTTCGGCATGATACTGCAGGGCGAGGCCGCGACACTGGAAGAGAGCAATCAGGACTTGCTGCTGACCTATGGCTTTGCGTTCGTGATCGTTTTCCTCGTCCTCGTCGCCCAGTTCGAAAGCGTGACCAGCCCGGTCGTCATCCTGCTCAGCGTGCCATTCGCGCTCGCGGCCGCGATCTATGCCCTGTTCCTGACGGGCACCTCGCTCAACATCTATTCGCAGATCGGCCTGATCATGCTGATCGGCCTGATGGCGAAGAATGGTATCCTGCTGGTGGAGTTTGCCGATCAGCTGCGCGGCATGGGACGGAGCGTGCGCGATGCGGTCTTTGAGGCCGCGACCATTCGCCTGCGACCGATTGCGATGACGCTGATTTCGACCGTGCTCGGCGCGGTGCCGCTGATCATTTCAAGCGGTGCGGGCGCGGAGTCGCGCAACTCCATCGGTTGGGTCGTGTTTGGCGGGCTTGGCATTGCCGCGCTGTTCACCCTCTTCCTGACGCCGGTCATCTATCTTGGCGTCGCGCAATTCTCCAAGGCGCGCACCGCTGAGACGCGGGCGCTTGAGGACGAGCTGGAAGAAGCGCGCGGCAAGGCCAAGGAGCAGCCTGCCGAATAG